In Listeria monocytogenes, the following proteins share a genomic window:
- a CDS encoding excinuclease ABC subunit UvrA, which yields MVQEYIRLRGARENNLQNISLDIPKRKITIFTGVSGSGKSSIVFETIATESQRQLNETYSAYLRNFLPKYTQPDADSIENLSTSVIIDQKRLGGNSRSTLGTITDINSILRLLFSRVGKPSIGTANLFSFNDPAGMCPDCHGVGQKVSVDLVKLLDPNKSLKEGAILFPTFSVDSWYWNSYAYSGFFDVNKKIKDYTDEEYDMLLHGKDIKVFLETPMGSMNATYEGLIPKFNRLYIQKEGEMSASTKKRVDKFTHIAPCTTCEGTRLSAQALSCKINGANIADFTAMQLDELKETIARIDDPIAAPMVKSVTERLQHLIDIGLGYMTLDRQTASLSGGESQRVKMIRHLNSSLTDLLYIFDEPSIGLHPRDVHRLNELLVKLRDKGNTILVVEHDPDVIKIADHIVDVGPHAGKHGGEIQFVGSYTDLLKSDTLTGQFLNRHLPINSKPRQPKGFLTTEKSSRFNLKDIQANIPKEVLTVVTGVAGSGKSTLIHSVFLKEYPDAIVIDQSAAHANIRSNPATYTGIMDPIRKAFGKENDVSPSLFSYNSKGACENCKGLGFTTMDLAFMDSIRTPCEVCHGKRFQDSVLQYKLNGKSISDVLELTVSEALDFFTDKKILKKIEAMEEVGIGYVTLGQALSTLSGGECQRLKLANELHKKGSIYIMDEPTTGLHMSDIEHILTIIHSLVNKGNTVIVIEHNVDIIRNADWIIDLGPEGGSAGGQIIFEGAPLDLLENKQSLTAKYL from the coding sequence ATGGTACAAGAATATATTCGATTAAGAGGAGCACGTGAAAACAATCTCCAAAATATTTCCCTAGATATCCCCAAACGAAAAATCACTATTTTTACTGGTGTATCTGGTTCTGGGAAATCTTCTATTGTATTTGAAACTATTGCCACGGAATCGCAAAGACAGTTAAACGAAACATACAGCGCCTATCTTCGTAATTTCCTTCCGAAGTATACGCAGCCGGACGCAGATTCAATTGAAAACCTCTCCACCTCTGTTATTATTGATCAAAAACGACTTGGCGGTAATTCCCGCTCCACCCTTGGTACCATCACGGATATTAATTCGATTTTGCGATTACTTTTCTCGCGTGTCGGCAAGCCTAGTATCGGGACAGCAAATTTATTTTCTTTTAACGACCCTGCTGGTATGTGCCCTGATTGCCACGGTGTTGGTCAAAAAGTTTCGGTTGATTTAGTAAAACTACTTGATCCAAATAAATCCCTTAAAGAAGGCGCCATCTTATTTCCGACGTTTTCGGTAGATTCATGGTACTGGAATTCCTATGCTTATTCCGGCTTTTTTGATGTGAATAAAAAAATAAAAGATTATACTGACGAAGAATACGACATGTTGTTACATGGAAAAGATATTAAAGTTTTCCTAGAAACACCCATGGGAAGCATGAACGCTACATATGAAGGGTTGATTCCAAAATTCAATCGTTTGTATATTCAAAAAGAAGGCGAAATGTCAGCCTCTACTAAAAAACGTGTCGATAAATTCACCCATATTGCGCCTTGTACAACATGTGAAGGCACAAGACTTTCCGCACAAGCATTATCTTGTAAAATAAATGGCGCAAATATCGCCGACTTCACAGCGATGCAATTAGATGAATTAAAAGAAACGATTGCGCGTATTGATGACCCTATCGCTGCTCCAATGGTCAAAAGTGTCACAGAGCGATTGCAACATTTGATTGATATTGGTCTTGGTTATATGACACTTGACCGCCAAACTGCTTCTCTTTCTGGTGGTGAATCACAACGCGTCAAAATGATTCGTCATTTGAATAGTAGCTTAACTGACTTGCTTTATATTTTCGATGAACCAAGTATCGGCCTTCATCCACGAGATGTCCATCGACTCAATGAATTACTCGTAAAATTGCGCGACAAAGGCAATACTATTCTCGTTGTGGAACATGACCCAGATGTGATCAAAATTGCCGACCATATTGTCGATGTCGGTCCGCACGCAGGAAAACATGGCGGTGAGATTCAGTTCGTTGGAAGTTACACAGATTTGCTAAAATCAGACACACTAACTGGCCAGTTCCTCAATCGCCATTTACCAATTAATAGCAAACCGCGACAACCAAAAGGCTTTTTAACAACTGAAAAAAGTAGTCGCTTTAACCTAAAAGATATTCAGGCCAACATTCCAAAAGAAGTCCTTACTGTAGTAACTGGCGTGGCTGGTTCGGGTAAGAGTACCTTGATTCATTCTGTTTTCCTAAAAGAATATCCAGATGCGATAGTGATCGACCAATCAGCCGCTCATGCCAATATTCGCTCCAATCCTGCCACCTATACTGGGATAATGGACCCGATTCGAAAAGCATTTGGCAAAGAAAATGATGTCAGTCCATCACTCTTTAGTTACAATTCCAAAGGTGCCTGCGAAAACTGTAAAGGACTTGGTTTCACGACTATGGATTTAGCTTTTATGGATTCGATTCGCACACCTTGCGAAGTCTGCCATGGCAAGCGATTCCAAGATTCTGTTTTGCAATATAAGCTAAATGGTAAATCCATTAGCGATGTGTTAGAACTAACTGTCTCAGAAGCACTCGATTTCTTTACGGATAAAAAAATCTTGAAGAAAATTGAGGCAATGGAAGAGGTGGGAATTGGTTATGTCACACTTGGTCAAGCGCTTAGCACCTTATCCGGCGGAGAATGCCAACGTTTGAAACTCGCCAATGAGCTCCATAAAAAAGGGTCGATTTATATTATGGATGAACCGACGACTGGTCTTCATATGTCAGATATCGAACATATTTTAACGATTATCCACTCCCTTGTAAATAAAGGAAATACCGTTATTGTAATTGAACATAATGTCGATATTATTCGAAATGCTGACTGGATTATCGACCTTGGTCCAGAAGGCGGAAGTGCTGGTGGACAAATTATCTTCGAAGGCGCTCCTCTTGATTTACTTGAAAACAAACAATCATTAACTGCCAAATATCTTTAA
- a CDS encoding SepM family pheromone-processing serine protease has translation MRKEWKKITAIVLLIIIIAGFFIPVPYYISKPGGTEELAPLVTVDNHPNKKDGSLSLVTIAMGKANIYTYMTAKFLPYHELEKDSEIKYENESDEEYNVRQMQMMNESKNNAIQVAYKAAGQEVKVTYDGVYVLSVKDDVPAADVLHAGDLITKIDGNAFESSQEFIDYIHSKKVGDTVKINYKHGDKNEQADIKLTAIDKKGTPGIGITLVDDEKITADPTVKIDSEKIGGPSAGLMFSLEIYSRFQKDDLTDGKKIAGTGTIDPDGTVGRIGGIDQKVVAADKSGAKIFFAPNDPITDEMKKSDPSIESNYDTAVKTAKDIDSKMKIVPVKTFQDAVDYLEKLQ, from the coding sequence ATGCGTAAAGAGTGGAAAAAAATAACGGCGATAGTGCTGTTAATTATTATTATAGCGGGCTTTTTTATTCCAGTTCCGTATTATATTTCAAAACCTGGTGGGACCGAAGAACTTGCACCACTCGTTACGGTTGATAACCATCCAAATAAAAAAGACGGTTCGCTCAGTCTAGTGACGATTGCAATGGGAAAAGCAAATATTTATACATATATGACTGCTAAATTTTTGCCATACCATGAGCTAGAAAAAGATAGCGAGATCAAATACGAGAATGAAAGCGACGAAGAATATAATGTTCGCCAAATGCAAATGATGAACGAATCCAAAAATAATGCCATTCAAGTGGCTTATAAAGCAGCCGGACAAGAAGTCAAAGTCACTTATGATGGCGTATACGTATTAAGCGTAAAAGATGACGTTCCAGCAGCGGATGTCCTTCACGCTGGCGACCTAATCACAAAAATTGACGGAAATGCGTTTGAATCAAGCCAAGAATTTATTGATTATATCCACAGTAAAAAAGTGGGAGACACAGTCAAAATCAACTATAAACACGGCGACAAAAATGAACAAGCCGATATCAAATTAACAGCAATTGATAAAAAAGGTACTCCAGGAATCGGTATCACGCTTGTGGATGATGAAAAAATCACTGCAGATCCAACGGTGAAAATCGACTCTGAAAAAATTGGCGGACCTTCTGCCGGTTTAATGTTCAGTTTAGAAATTTACAGTCGTTTCCAAAAAGATGATCTTACAGATGGTAAGAAAATCGCTGGAACTGGCACGATTGACCCTGACGGAACTGTTGGTAGAATCGGCGGAATTGATCAAAAGGTTGTTGCCGCAGATAAAAGCGGTGCGAAGATTTTCTTCGCTCCCAATGATCCAATTACCGATGAAATGAAAAAAAGCGATCCAAGTATCGAAAGTAATTACGATACAGCAGTTAAAACAGCAAAAGACATTGACTCCAAAATGAAAATCGTTCCAGTTAAAACGTTCCAAGATGCTGTGGATTATTTAGAAAAACTACAATAA
- the coaD gene encoding pantetheine-phosphate adenylyltransferase: MGDKIAVIPGTFDPITNGHLDIIERAAKIFDVLYVSVLNNSSKKPLFTIEERMEMIRQVTAHLPNVQVESASGLTVDYAATRGATAIVRGLRAVSDFEYEMQIASMNRTLNADIETFFVMTNTKYSFLSSSMVKEVAQYQGDISELVPEIVNKAVQAKFK, encoded by the coding sequence ATGGGTGACAAAATTGCCGTTATTCCCGGGACATTTGATCCGATTACGAATGGTCACTTAGATATTATTGAACGTGCAGCGAAGATTTTTGATGTGTTATATGTTTCTGTTTTAAACAATTCATCCAAAAAACCACTTTTCACGATAGAAGAGCGAATGGAAATGATTAGACAAGTAACCGCTCATTTACCAAATGTACAAGTGGAAAGTGCGAGTGGATTGACTGTTGATTATGCTGCTACGCGCGGGGCTACTGCAATTGTCAGAGGGCTTCGAGCGGTGAGTGATTTTGAATACGAGATGCAAATTGCTTCGATGAACCGAACGCTAAATGCGGATATCGAAACATTTTTTGTCATGACTAATACGAAATATTCTTTTTTAAGTTCCAGTATGGTAAAAGAAGTGGCGCAGTATCAAGGCGATATCAGCGAACTTGTGCCAGAAATCGTGAACAAAGCAGTACAAGCAAAATTCAAGTAA
- the rsmD gene encoding 16S rRNA (guanine(966)-N(2))-methyltransferase RsmD: MRVIAGERKGHALKAVPGNNTRPTTDKVKESLFSIIGPFFDGDMVLDLFAGSGGLGIEALSRGAERAVFIDQATLAIKTIHQNLEGCHFTERAEVYRNDAERALKLLHKNEWKFDLVFLDPPYKKQQLEKLLGILEKLELVNENGRIICEHDKEAIMPDTIGKFEKIKSVSYGITVLSIFEFQEA; the protein is encoded by the coding sequence ATGAGAGTCATTGCAGGAGAACGAAAAGGACACGCTTTGAAAGCTGTTCCAGGAAACAATACGAGACCAACAACAGATAAAGTAAAAGAATCCTTATTTTCGATTATCGGTCCCTTTTTTGATGGAGATATGGTGCTCGATTTATTTGCAGGTAGTGGTGGGCTTGGAATTGAAGCCTTGAGTAGAGGCGCCGAACGAGCGGTTTTCATTGACCAAGCAACACTCGCGATTAAAACAATCCACCAAAACTTAGAAGGATGCCATTTTACAGAGCGCGCGGAAGTATACCGAAATGACGCCGAACGAGCACTCAAATTACTCCATAAAAATGAGTGGAAATTCGACCTTGTTTTCTTAGATCCACCATATAAAAAGCAACAATTAGAAAAATTACTAGGAATTTTAGAAAAATTAGAACTAGTCAACGAAAATGGAAGAATTATTTGCGAGCATGACAAAGAAGCCATCATGCCAGATACAATCGGTAAATTCGAGAAAATCAAATCAGTTTCTTATGGAATTACTGTTTTATCTATATTTGAATTTCAGGAGGCGTAG
- a CDS encoding YlbG family protein has protein sequence MENDRQAIVVWMNHLKQVRSLKRFGNVHYVSRKLKYAVLYCDMAEVEDISNKVSRFHYVKRVEMSFRPFLKTEYESKKEMMYEHKNEDVQISI, from the coding sequence ATGGAAAATGATAGACAAGCTATCGTCGTTTGGATGAATCATCTCAAACAAGTTAGATCTTTGAAGCGATTTGGAAATGTGCATTATGTATCGCGTAAGTTAAAATACGCGGTGTTGTATTGTGATATGGCCGAAGTAGAAGATATCTCTAACAAAGTTTCTCGTTTTCATTATGTGAAACGCGTGGAAATGTCTTTCCGTCCGTTCTTAAAAACAGAATACGAATCCAAAAAAGAAATGATGTACGAACACAAAAACGAAGATGTGCAAATCAGTATTTAA
- a CDS encoding YlbF family regulator codes for MLATMENMALLDLSDELASMILNSEEAQNYKSAKEALLNDANSQKNIRQFIRIKEQYEEVQRFGRYHPDYKEVTRKTRAYKREVDMDQNVAAFRRAEMDLQSLLDEISLLLASAVSENIKVPTGNPFFETKSACSTGGCGSGGGCGCSA; via the coding sequence TTGCTCGCTACAATGGAAAATATGGCGCTACTCGATTTATCAGATGAGCTTGCTAGCATGATTCTAAACTCCGAGGAAGCGCAAAATTACAAAAGTGCCAAAGAAGCGTTACTAAATGACGCTAATTCGCAAAAAAATATTCGTCAATTTATACGAATAAAAGAACAATACGAGGAAGTACAGCGGTTCGGCCGGTATCATCCTGACTATAAAGAAGTAACCAGAAAGACTCGTGCTTATAAACGCGAAGTTGACATGGACCAAAATGTGGCAGCTTTTCGCCGTGCGGAGATGGATTTACAATCTCTCTTGGACGAAATCAGTCTGCTCCTCGCAAGTGCAGTTTCAGAGAATATCAAAGTACCAACGGGTAATCCGTTTTTTGAAACAAAATCTGCTTGTTCTACAGGTGGATGTGGCAGCGGGGGAGGCTGCGGTTGTTCAGCGTAA
- a CDS encoding CAP domain-containing protein — protein sequence MKFIMRVAVLLIICLFIGYNTDLFFSKSVEKNTAEDTATKSNFPDNKKTTNENPKQVQDSSSLARFINKNVSDLKKEFGDPVRVDKTAYGYDNYIYSQPGTSYMQVGVTNNIVQTIYALGQDLNVMPYTIGMSTEKVFTDANLQSEISFNYKDSYYKFELSEEDLNARPIVNIGSGVYAQLNFDKFKSKLISVRYLNKLSFVKMRPYELSYQGEIYEEKLSPADWNAIDDASSKQVLEITNVIRDRYGIEEVAWDESVAKVAYGHSVDMKKNDYFDHTSPTQGDLSKRLSKGDVKYTKAGENIAYNYVDSAAAVEGWLNSKGHRENLLDGSYTYMGAGTYQKYYTQNFIIK from the coding sequence GTGAAGTTTATAATGCGAGTAGCTGTGCTATTAATCATTTGCCTGTTCATTGGATACAACACAGATCTTTTTTTTAGTAAATCAGTAGAGAAAAATACTGCCGAAGATACAGCGACAAAGTCTAATTTCCCTGATAATAAAAAAACAACGAATGAAAATCCGAAACAAGTGCAAGATAGTTCCAGCTTGGCAAGATTTATTAATAAAAACGTAAGCGACTTAAAGAAAGAGTTTGGTGATCCGGTGCGTGTCGATAAAACAGCATACGGTTATGATAATTACATTTACAGTCAACCAGGAACAAGTTATATGCAAGTAGGAGTAACAAACAATATCGTCCAAACCATTTATGCGCTAGGACAAGATTTAAATGTCATGCCATATACGATTGGTATGTCCACCGAAAAAGTATTTACCGATGCCAATTTGCAATCGGAAATATCCTTCAACTATAAAGACAGCTATTATAAATTCGAACTTTCTGAGGAAGACTTAAACGCCCGTCCGATTGTTAACATTGGAAGTGGTGTTTATGCGCAACTGAATTTCGATAAATTTAAGTCAAAACTGATTAGTGTTCGTTACCTCAATAAATTATCCTTCGTCAAAATGCGCCCCTATGAATTATCTTACCAAGGTGAAATTTATGAAGAAAAGTTGTCACCAGCTGATTGGAATGCGATTGATGATGCTTCTAGTAAACAAGTTCTAGAAATTACTAATGTTATTCGTGATCGCTACGGGATAGAAGAAGTTGCTTGGGACGAGTCTGTTGCGAAAGTTGCTTATGGACATAGCGTTGATATGAAGAAAAACGACTATTTTGACCACACTTCACCCACGCAAGGAGATCTAAGCAAACGACTTAGTAAAGGGGATGTCAAATATACTAAAGCTGGAGAAAATATCGCCTATAATTATGTCGATAGCGCAGCAGCAGTGGAAGGTTGGCTCAACTCCAAAGGTCACAGAGAAAATTTACTAGATGGTTCGTATACCTATATGGGTGCAGGAACCTATCAAAAATACTATACGCAAAATTTTATTATTAAATAA
- the cyoE gene encoding heme o synthase gives MNQIEKTGELSASRFTVRDFTELVKIGIVNSNTITAFTGMWLAFQLNGISFIQNVDVIFFTIVGSALIVAASGAFNNVIDRDIDGIMERTKNRPTMTGKISGKRALMVALVLGVVGTIMLFMTTWQAGVLGVIGVFLYVVVYSLYAKRKLVSNTVIGSFSGAVPPLIGWFAVEPSFSIVPIMLFLVMFCWQPPHFYAIAIKRKEEYAAAGIPMLPVVKGIERTKKSMFFWVILLTILPFFMFELGIVYVVLATLLNIGWLALSIYGFKMEDSIKWAKWMFVYSLNYMTILFVAMVVISIFL, from the coding sequence GTGAATCAGATAGAAAAGACTGGGGAGTTATCGGCGAGTAGATTTACTGTCCGTGATTTTACCGAGCTTGTGAAAATTGGTATCGTGAATTCCAATACGATTACTGCTTTTACAGGAATGTGGTTAGCCTTTCAGTTAAATGGAATTTCTTTTATTCAAAATGTAGACGTGATATTTTTTACTATCGTCGGTTCAGCACTTATCGTAGCTGCTTCGGGCGCTTTTAACAATGTCATCGACCGTGATATTGACGGAATTATGGAAAGAACAAAAAATAGACCAACAATGACCGGGAAAATTTCTGGTAAGCGTGCACTAATGGTCGCGCTTGTGCTAGGTGTTGTCGGTACAATTATGTTATTTATGACAACTTGGCAAGCAGGAGTTCTTGGCGTTATCGGGGTCTTTTTGTATGTAGTCGTTTATTCGCTATATGCAAAAAGAAAACTAGTTAGTAACACTGTAATTGGTAGTTTTTCAGGCGCTGTTCCGCCGCTGATTGGTTGGTTTGCAGTCGAACCATCATTTAGCATCGTACCAATCATGCTGTTTCTCGTAATGTTTTGTTGGCAACCGCCGCATTTTTATGCGATTGCGATTAAACGGAAAGAGGAATACGCAGCTGCTGGAATTCCGATGTTACCAGTAGTAAAAGGCATTGAACGTACAAAGAAAAGCATGTTTTTCTGGGTGATTTTATTAACTATCCTACCGTTCTTTATGTTTGAGCTAGGTATCGTTTATGTTGTTTTAGCAACGTTACTGAATATCGGTTGGTTAGCACTTAGTATTTACGGCTTTAAAATGGAAGATAGCATTAAATGGGCTAAATGGATGTTCGTTTACTCATTAAATTACATGACAATTTTATTCGTAGCAATGGTAGTTATTTCGATTTTCTTATAA
- a CDS encoding heme A synthase, with product MKKFLKVWSVLTIICMTVVVFGGALVTKTGSADGCGNSWPLCNGQLVRLTDVTPEKLIEFMHRMTTGISSIFVIVLAICAWIYMKNRRETKPLAIIAVLFLIIQALMGMAAVVWGQNPYIMALHFGISIICYASIVLLALMIFEVDRKFDARNLVMGTKLRINIYALTIYTYLAVYTGALVRHEKASMAVPVWPFENGHFIMPTSVQDYVQYFHRLAAFILIVWLLYVTWLVFRDYRRYRVLTFSMVLSLVFIALQAVTGALSVYTGVNLYIALAHSLIITMLFALLCYLCLLASRSKSNRLRIK from the coding sequence ATGAAAAAATTCTTGAAAGTTTGGTCTGTACTAACGATTATTTGTATGACGGTCGTTGTGTTTGGCGGAGCGCTCGTAACGAAAACTGGTTCAGCTGATGGCTGCGGTAATAGTTGGCCTCTATGTAATGGGCAGTTAGTTCGTTTAACAGATGTTACTCCGGAAAAATTAATTGAATTCATGCACCGAATGACGACGGGAATCAGTTCGATTTTTGTTATTGTTTTAGCAATTTGTGCTTGGATTTATATGAAAAATCGTCGCGAAACAAAACCACTTGCGATTATTGCGGTTCTGTTTCTAATTATTCAAGCGTTAATGGGAATGGCGGCTGTTGTTTGGGGACAAAATCCGTACATCATGGCGCTACACTTTGGAATTTCCATCATTTGTTATGCTTCGATTGTATTGCTTGCCTTGATGATTTTTGAGGTAGACCGGAAATTCGATGCTAGAAACCTCGTGATGGGGACGAAATTACGCATTAATATTTACGCACTGACGATTTACACGTACTTAGCTGTTTACACTGGCGCACTTGTTCGACACGAAAAAGCAAGTATGGCTGTTCCGGTTTGGCCTTTTGAAAATGGGCACTTTATCATGCCTACTTCAGTACAAGATTATGTGCAATACTTCCACCGGTTAGCCGCATTTATTTTAATTGTTTGGTTGCTGTATGTAACTTGGCTTGTATTCCGAGATTACAGAAGGTACCGCGTGCTTACTTTTAGCATGGTGTTGTCACTTGTGTTTATTGCACTTCAAGCCGTTACTGGGGCGCTGTCTGTTTATACAGGAGTGAACTTGTATATCGCGCTTGCCCATAGCTTGATTATTACGATGTTGTTCGCGCTACTTTGCTACTTATGCTTACTGGCATCGAGAAGTAAAAGTAATCGACTACGAATAAAATAA
- a CDS encoding potassium channel family protein, whose protein sequence is MDKTKRKMIYETFMLILILLSLALLPYRNSFTFILNWIIWVIFTLDYLVRLYRADNKWHYVKTHPFQLIAIIPFYGGFRAARIVSFVHLLSITAMGRRYIVPIYNFFRSNGLNRFLMIFVLLVIIIPVPMVFIEPEINNYPDALWWAIVTATTVGYGDIVPVTPIGRILASIMMLFGIAFIGMITSTITNFFRAKKTTTSSTQRASKITQLIADTPDLTNEEIAVVEQFLALRKKELADENIKSDSE, encoded by the coding sequence TTGGATAAAACAAAGAGAAAAATGATTTATGAGACTTTTATGCTTATTCTCATATTACTTTCCCTTGCCCTATTACCGTACAGAAACAGCTTTACATTTATTTTAAATTGGATTATTTGGGTGATTTTTACGCTTGATTATCTGGTTCGGCTTTACCGTGCTGATAATAAATGGCATTATGTAAAAACGCATCCATTTCAACTCATTGCAATCATTCCATTTTACGGTGGATTTAGAGCGGCTCGGATTGTTAGTTTTGTCCATCTATTAAGTATTACTGCGATGGGGAGAAGGTATATTGTACCGATTTATAACTTTTTCCGTTCTAATGGTTTAAATCGATTTTTAATGATTTTTGTTTTACTTGTAATTATAATTCCTGTTCCGATGGTATTTATCGAACCTGAAATAAACAATTATCCTGATGCGCTATGGTGGGCGATTGTGACTGCGACAACAGTTGGGTACGGTGATATCGTTCCTGTCACGCCAATTGGACGGATTTTGGCATCGATTATGATGTTGTTTGGAATAGCGTTTATCGGGATGATAACTAGTACGATAACAAACTTTTTCCGCGCTAAGAAAACTACTACTTCTAGCACACAAAGAGCAAGCAAAATTACCCAATTAATTGCAGATACGCCAGATTTAACCAACGAAGAAATCGCGGTCGTAGAGCAATTTTTGGCACTACGAAAAAAAGAACTAGCTGATGAAAATATAAAAAGTGATAGCGAATGA
- a CDS encoding MOSC domain-containing protein, whose protein sequence is MERKIMHLAVGKPKELNLSKNKRMMTGIEKKLVQSASLTTTGFENDAPHNLKYHGGPDRTVCIYPYEHYAKWAAMFGEELQVTAFGENLITTNMLESSVQIGDKFQIGETVIQITEARNPCSTIEKFNGIPNLYKAIHKTGLTGYLCRTITPGIIHATDEIKQIHQESHGVTVAFCHDKVLHKNGTKEDLERILAVEALSERYRDQVEKQIKK, encoded by the coding sequence ATGGAACGGAAAATCATGCATTTAGCAGTTGGCAAGCCGAAAGAACTTAACCTTTCAAAGAATAAACGGATGATGACGGGAATCGAAAAAAAGCTTGTACAATCCGCCAGTCTAACCACTACCGGTTTTGAAAATGACGCACCGCATAATTTGAAATATCACGGTGGGCCGGATCGTACGGTTTGTATTTATCCATACGAACATTATGCGAAATGGGCAGCAATGTTTGGCGAAGAGCTACAAGTAACTGCTTTTGGTGAAAATCTCATCACTACGAATATGTTGGAAAGTTCTGTCCAAATTGGTGATAAATTCCAGATTGGCGAAACCGTTATCCAAATAACGGAAGCCCGAAATCCATGTAGTACAATTGAAAAGTTCAATGGAATCCCCAATCTCTATAAAGCAATTCACAAAACTGGACTTACTGGATACCTGTGCCGAACGATTACTCCTGGCATTATACATGCAACGGATGAAATCAAACAAATTCACCAAGAATCACACGGCGTAACAGTAGCCTTTTGCCACGATAAAGTTTTGCATAAAAATGGGACAAAAGAAGACTTAGAACGAATTTTGGCGGTAGAAGCCTTATCTGAACGTTACCGTGATCAAGTCGAAAAACAAATAAAAAAGTGA
- a CDS encoding DUF1775 domain-containing protein, with the protein MKKIISSIVVLLAVFIIPFQASAHVSVLPSESTVDSWETYTMKVPSEKDVASKKIVLKVEKGVSFESYEPVPGWTTTVDKKNGTVTWQTEGNGIEKGQFQRFSFIAKNPSEEGEIAWNAYQYYEDGSIVEWVGAEDSETPHATTKIVKESSKSATGSHGEVVAGAENTAGDTSSSGDNTILLWTAVAISVIALITGILAILSRKK; encoded by the coding sequence ATGAAAAAAATTATCAGCTCCATCGTCGTTTTATTAGCTGTCTTTATCATTCCGTTTCAAGCGAGCGCACATGTTTCTGTATTACCGAGCGAATCGACCGTAGACTCCTGGGAAACCTACACAATGAAAGTACCGTCAGAAAAAGATGTTGCCTCTAAAAAAATCGTTTTAAAAGTAGAAAAAGGCGTATCATTCGAATCTTATGAACCAGTGCCAGGCTGGACAACGACAGTAGATAAGAAAAATGGCACAGTAACATGGCAAACAGAAGGCAACGGAATTGAAAAAGGCCAATTCCAGCGCTTTAGTTTTATCGCTAAAAATCCAAGTGAAGAAGGCGAAATTGCTTGGAATGCCTATCAATATTATGAAGATGGCTCCATCGTTGAATGGGTTGGCGCAGAAGATTCCGAGACACCACATGCTACCACAAAAATTGTCAAAGAGTCTTCCAAATCCGCAACTGGCTCGCATGGAGAAGTAGTTGCGGGAGCGGAGAACACAGCAGGGGATACAAGTAGTAGTGGTGATAACACGATTTTATTATGGACCGCAGTAGCTATCAGCGTTATTGCGCTTATCACGGGCATTCTTGCTATTTTAAGCCGAAAAAAATAA